From one Streptomyces sp. CA-210063 genomic stretch:
- a CDS encoding asparaginase, with protein MSENPAIPSPPAELPGDVAPPVLAEVVRSGFVEGRHRGSMVLLAADGSVQAALGDVTVPVFPRSANKPMQAAGVLRAGLELTGERLALAAASHSGEDFHLDLVRKMLAEHGLSAARLQCPPDLPLDRVEAEAYLAAGGVRDRVAMNCSGKHTAMLAAAALRGWPAESYLDPDHPLQRLIREVVEEAAGERVAAVGVDGCGAPLMAISLTGLARAFRSFVLAPPDSAERRVADAMRAHPEYVAGTRRHDTHLMRALPGTLSKMGAEAVQATALPDGRALAFKIEDGATRALGPVLARALTLLGVNPEVASPIGRTPLLGGGREVGELRPTF; from the coding sequence ATGTCCGAGAACCCCGCGATACCGTCCCCGCCCGCAGAACTCCCCGGTGACGTCGCCCCTCCCGTGCTCGCGGAGGTCGTACGTTCCGGGTTCGTGGAGGGGCGGCATCGGGGCAGCATGGTGCTGTTGGCGGCGGACGGCTCGGTGCAGGCGGCGCTGGGGGACGTGACGGTGCCGGTCTTCCCCCGGTCGGCCAACAAGCCGATGCAGGCGGCCGGGGTGCTCCGCGCGGGGCTCGAACTCACCGGAGAGCGGCTGGCGTTGGCCGCCGCGAGCCACTCGGGCGAGGACTTCCACCTGGACCTCGTACGGAAGATGCTGGCGGAACACGGGCTGAGTGCGGCGCGGCTCCAGTGCCCGCCGGACCTGCCGTTGGACCGGGTGGAGGCGGAGGCGTACCTGGCCGCCGGTGGCGTACGCGACCGGGTGGCCATGAACTGCTCCGGCAAGCACACGGCGATGCTGGCGGCGGCGGCCCTGCGCGGGTGGCCGGCCGAGTCGTACCTGGACCCGGACCACCCCCTTCAGCGCCTAATCCGCGAGGTGGTGGAGGAGGCGGCGGGCGAGCGGGTGGCGGCGGTGGGCGTGGACGGCTGCGGGGCCCCGCTGATGGCGATCAGCCTCACCGGCCTGGCCCGGGCCTTCCGCTCCTTCGTCCTCGCCCCGCCCGACTCGGCCGAACGCCGTGTCGCCGACGCCATGCGCGCCCACCCCGAGTACGTGGCCGGTACCCGCCGCCACGACACCCACCTCATGCGCGCCCTCCCCGGCACCCTCAGCAAAATGGGCGCCGAAGCCGTCCAGGCCACAGCCCTCCCCGACGGCCGGGCCCTGGCCTTCAAAATCGAAGACGGCGCGACCAGGGCCCTGGGGCCCGTACTGGCCCGTGCCCTCACGCTGCTGGGCGTGAACCCCGAGGTCGCGTCCCCCATCGGCCGCACCCCGCTGCTGGGCGGAGGCAGAGAGGTGGGAGAACTCCGCCCGACCTTCTGA
- a CDS encoding GNAT family N-acetyltransferase, translated as MSSSHDIAVRPISEDEIPAWLHALDTGFLRAPTPLSPQELKDRTSHITPPRTLAAFDESRTHTALLTGGTSPAVATFRSFPQELTTVGGGTVPADAISNVTVSPTHRRRGILTRMMAHDLTAARERGDVVATLIAAEYPIYGRYGFGPATSATEWTIDVPRTGLDPRWSGPADGGRVDLVDGAAVRALGPALHDRLRHAQPGAVSRDERWWRINTGDLRVSSSWDEPFYAVYRSAAGEIEGLVSYEADDNWQRKQPHDTADVNWLIATTSAAERALWHYLCSIDWITKVKSGWRAPDDLLPHFFPDPRAASVTTQADWLWVRILDVVRALEARTYTATGTLVLEIVDRDGFADGRYRLDAGPDGARCVPTREDGDLVLEAADLATLWLGDESAVRLAALGRVREQRKGAASVADALLRTSRRPWCPDIF; from the coding sequence ATGAGCTCCTCCCACGACATCGCCGTACGCCCCATATCCGAGGACGAGATCCCCGCCTGGCTCCACGCCCTGGACACCGGCTTCCTACGCGCTCCGACCCCCCTCTCCCCCCAGGAGCTCAAGGACCGCACGTCCCACATCACCCCACCCCGCACCCTCGCCGCGTTCGACGAGTCCCGCACCCACACCGCACTCCTCACCGGTGGAACCTCCCCGGCCGTGGCCACCTTCCGCTCCTTCCCCCAGGAGCTGACCACCGTCGGCGGCGGAACCGTCCCCGCCGACGCCATCTCGAACGTCACGGTCAGCCCCACCCACCGCCGCCGAGGCATCCTGACCCGGATGATGGCCCACGACCTCACCGCCGCGAGGGAACGCGGCGACGTCGTGGCGACCCTGATCGCCGCCGAGTACCCGATCTACGGCCGCTACGGCTTCGGCCCCGCCACCTCGGCCACCGAGTGGACCATCGACGTCCCCCGCACCGGCCTGGACCCCCGCTGGTCGGGCCCCGCGGACGGCGGCCGTGTCGACCTCGTCGACGGCGCGGCCGTACGCGCCCTCGGCCCCGCCCTCCACGACCGGCTCCGCCACGCCCAGCCCGGCGCGGTGAGCCGCGACGAGCGCTGGTGGCGGATCAACACCGGTGACCTGCGGGTCAGCTCCTCCTGGGACGAGCCGTTCTACGCGGTGTACCGCTCGGCGGCCGGCGAGATCGAGGGCCTCGTCTCGTACGAGGCGGACGACAACTGGCAGCGGAAGCAGCCGCACGACACGGCGGACGTGAACTGGCTGATCGCGACGACCTCGGCCGCCGAGCGCGCCCTGTGGCACTACCTCTGTTCGATCGACTGGATCACGAAGGTCAAGTCGGGCTGGCGGGCCCCCGACGACCTCCTCCCGCACTTCTTCCCCGACCCGCGCGCCGCGAGCGTCACCACCCAGGCGGACTGGCTGTGGGTGCGGATCCTGGACGTCGTACGGGCGCTGGAGGCCCGGACGTACACGGCCACCGGGACGCTGGTGCTGGAGATCGTCGACAGGGACGGCTTCGCGGACGGGCGCTACCGGCTGGACGCGGGCCCCGACGGGGCGCGTTGCGTGCCGACGCGCGAGGACGGCGATCTCGTCCTGGAGGCCGCGGACCTGGCGACGCTGTGGCTGGGCGACGAGTCGGCCGTACGGCTCGCCGCGCTCGGCCGGGTGCGGGAACAGCGGAAGGGCGCCGCCTCCGTGGCCGACGCCCTGCTGCGGACGTCCAGGCGCCCGTGGTGCCCGGACATCTTCTGA
- a CDS encoding winged helix-turn-helix domain-containing protein, translating into MFVERERAAVDGRKSSRRPQRSHHEVADVLRGRIRSGELRPGQRMPTQAKLADEFGVERGAVRQALRILQSEHLLTNVSQGSPATVAPRFGTAPFGGPGAAPRPTMVELAPRVSAAFGAPHVEIDALCLTSVSLTLAVGESLREIHAGRTKPARVDVRVMLPSRDIPLAFPTPVDASVDGRLQRRWLAQRNAQGQVLRHNLLALRSTHGIDVHVSFRALPFTPPVKLYLLNGREALFAYYTVQRKEAEVDSEQLEMYDAEGTQSMLFAFERGATAAPRDTTFVEQSHLWFNALWETISSDLLLTS; encoded by the coding sequence TTGTTCGTGGAGCGGGAACGCGCGGCCGTCGATGGGCGGAAGTCGTCACGGCGGCCCCAGAGGTCACATCACGAGGTGGCCGACGTGTTGCGCGGCCGGATCAGGTCCGGCGAGCTGCGACCGGGACAGCGCATGCCCACGCAGGCGAAGCTGGCCGACGAGTTCGGCGTCGAGCGCGGGGCCGTACGGCAGGCCTTGCGCATCCTGCAGTCGGAGCACCTGCTCACCAACGTTTCCCAGGGCAGTCCGGCGACTGTCGCCCCACGCTTCGGCACGGCCCCGTTCGGCGGGCCGGGAGCGGCGCCGCGGCCCACGATGGTGGAGCTCGCCCCGCGTGTGTCCGCCGCGTTCGGGGCCCCGCACGTGGAGATCGACGCCCTCTGTCTGACGTCCGTGTCCCTCACGCTCGCCGTGGGTGAGTCGTTGCGCGAGATTCACGCGGGGCGTACAAAACCGGCCAGGGTCGACGTCCGGGTGATGCTGCCCAGCCGCGACATCCCGCTCGCCTTCCCGACCCCGGTCGACGCCTCGGTCGACGGCCGGCTGCAGCGCCGCTGGCTCGCCCAGCGCAACGCCCAGGGCCAGGTCCTGCGGCACAACCTGCTGGCGTTACGGTCCACGCACGGCATAGACGTCCATGTCTCCTTCCGTGCGCTGCCCTTCACGCCACCCGTGAAGCTGTACCTCCTGAACGGCAGGGAGGCGCTCTTCGCGTACTACACGGTCCAGCGGAAGGAGGCCGAAGTGGACAGCGAACAGCTGGAGATGTACGACGCCGAGGGCACCCAGTCCATGCTCTTCGCCTTCGAGCGCGGCGCGACCGCCGCCCCGCGGGACACCACCTTCGTCGAACAGTCCCACCTCTGGTTCAACGCGCTCTGGGAGACCATCAGCTCGGACCTGCTGCTCACCAGCTGA
- a CDS encoding GntR family transcriptional regulator: protein MVVTQENVAVNGSRKLSSQEIADTLRDRIRSGVLRAGERLPTQAELAEEFGVERGTVRQALRALQDDGLLSNVSKGSPPRVAEATHTTRDDEPQPTMVGLAPRLAEAFSAPHVRVDAACLTAETLMLALGEPVRRIHEGTIRPESIDVRILLPSRKINLAFPVPVESRGEADEEDPVHKRWLDQRNAQIRVLRHNLLALRTSHQLDVRVTFRALPFTPPVKLYLLNGQEALIAYYMLMKREEEMEGETLEMYDAFGSQSLLFSFEKGTGLRDAAFVEQSQLWFNALWETITTDLTLS, encoded by the coding sequence TTGGTCGTGACCCAGGAGAACGTTGCAGTGAACGGCAGCAGAAAGCTCTCGTCCCAGGAGATCGCCGACACCCTGCGGGACCGCATCCGCAGCGGCGTCCTCAGGGCGGGCGAGCGCCTGCCCACCCAGGCCGAACTGGCGGAGGAGTTCGGCGTGGAGCGCGGCACGGTCCGTCAGGCCCTGCGCGCATTGCAGGACGACGGGCTGCTGAGCAACGTGAGCAAGGGCAGCCCGCCCAGGGTCGCCGAGGCCACCCACACCACGCGCGACGACGAGCCGCAGCCGACGATGGTGGGCCTCGCCCCCCGCCTGGCCGAGGCGTTCTCCGCGCCGCACGTCCGCGTCGACGCGGCCTGCCTCACCGCCGAGACCCTGATGCTGGCCCTCGGTGAACCGGTCCGCCGCATCCATGAGGGAACGATCCGCCCCGAATCCATCGACGTACGCATCCTCCTGCCCTCTCGGAAGATCAACCTGGCGTTCCCGGTCCCGGTGGAGAGCCGGGGCGAGGCCGACGAGGAGGACCCCGTCCACAAGCGCTGGCTCGATCAGCGCAACGCCCAGATCCGCGTCCTGCGCCACAACCTCCTGGCCCTGCGCACCTCCCACCAGCTCGACGTCCGCGTGACCTTCCGCGCCCTCCCCTTCACCCCGCCCGTCAAGCTCTACCTCCTCAACGGCCAGGAAGCCCTGATCGCCTACTACATGCTCATGAAGCGCGAGGAGGAGATGGAGGGCGAAACCCTGGAGATGTACGACGCCTTCGGCAGCCAGTCCCTCCTGTTCTCCTTCGAGAAGGGCACCGGGCTGCGTGACGCCGCGTTCGTGGAGCAGTCCCAGCTGTGGTTCAACGCCCTCTGGGAAACCATCACGACGGACCTGACACTCTCCTAG
- a CDS encoding HAD family hydrolase yields the protein MTPDTAQTERVTVETDILRELITPVRYVLFDFDGPVCRLFAGHSAERVAGDLVAWLERQGLHGLLTEEERVHPDPMVVLYAVNRRHPRSDLVAELEELLTRQELKAVPSAMPTAYADPLIRTWSAMGSRLAVASNNSPRTVTDYLKARGLDDCFTHHVYGRTGELDRLKPDPDCLMRALRALGAPPSDALMIGDAPTDLVAAERAGVPFLGYARNDCKEKQLRDAGAQVVVRSLEPVLRVVRGQA from the coding sequence GTGACTCCTGATACAGCGCAGACTGAACGGGTGACCGTGGAGACAGATATCCTGCGAGAGCTGATCACCCCTGTTCGTTATGTTCTCTTCGATTTCGACGGCCCCGTCTGCCGTCTGTTCGCCGGCCATTCGGCGGAGCGGGTGGCCGGGGATCTGGTCGCGTGGCTGGAACGGCAAGGGCTGCATGGCCTGCTCACCGAGGAGGAGCGGGTCCATCCGGACCCCATGGTCGTGCTGTACGCCGTCAACAGGAGGCACCCGCGCAGCGACCTGGTGGCCGAGTTGGAGGAACTCCTCACCCGGCAGGAACTCAAGGCGGTTCCCTCCGCGATGCCCACCGCGTACGCCGATCCACTCATACGCACCTGGTCCGCGATGGGCAGCCGACTCGCCGTGGCCAGCAACAACTCCCCGCGTACCGTGACCGACTACCTCAAGGCCCGGGGGCTGGACGACTGCTTCACTCATCATGTCTACGGCCGTACCGGCGAACTCGACCGGCTGAAGCCCGACCCTGACTGTCTGATGCGGGCACTGCGCGCCCTGGGAGCCCCGCCGTCCGACGCTCTGATGATCGGCGATGCCCCCACGGACCTGGTCGCCGCGGAGCGGGCCGGAGTGCCGTTCCTTGGCTATGCGCGCAACGACTGCAAGGAGAAGCAGCTCAGGGACGCGGGAGCCCAGGTCGTGGTGAGGTCACTGGAGCCCGTGCTGCGGGTGGTGCGCGGTCAGGCCTGA
- a CDS encoding GntR family transcriptional regulator, which yields MNAERGDGGGRGFALLETLRARMADGQYPLGSLLPTQRELAEEFEVSRDTVQRVLRELKSEGWIESRQGSGSRVVKPPIHSTTQPQATPRLRAALGSFISRAFAQRVVQLDVFTLTSESLDAHIRLQAERIRLKEISPEHIELRMMLPDASVQLPYPQAKVESDDLRDIAELNRVLQERLRTITERHTASLHAALRDLETEGLVPSVRVDIQEIPLAPAFKLYLLRNTEALLGPYELVLRPILLDDATDDDAGIDAWDVLGLGSTLTRHVNDDGDPNSTGSVFIESWQAWFDAWWRRLAGTP from the coding sequence GTGAACGCGGAACGTGGCGATGGCGGTGGCAGGGGGTTCGCCCTGCTGGAGACGTTGCGTGCCCGTATGGCCGACGGGCAGTACCCGTTGGGCTCGCTGCTGCCCACGCAACGGGAACTCGCCGAGGAGTTCGAGGTCTCGCGCGACACCGTGCAGCGGGTGCTGCGGGAGCTGAAGAGCGAGGGCTGGATCGAATCCCGTCAGGGCAGCGGGTCACGGGTGGTGAAGCCGCCGATCCACTCCACGACGCAGCCGCAGGCGACACCACGGCTCCGTGCCGCACTCGGGTCCTTCATCTCCCGGGCCTTCGCTCAGCGCGTCGTGCAACTGGACGTCTTCACCCTCACCTCCGAGAGCCTGGACGCGCACATCAGGCTGCAGGCCGAGCGGATCCGCCTGAAGGAGATCAGCCCCGAGCACATCGAGCTGCGGATGATGCTGCCCGACGCGTCGGTCCAGTTGCCGTATCCGCAGGCGAAGGTGGAGAGCGACGACCTCCGGGACATCGCCGAGCTGAACCGGGTGCTCCAGGAGCGGTTGCGCACGATCACCGAGCGGCACACGGCCTCGTTGCACGCGGCCCTGCGGGACCTGGAGACCGAGGGGCTGGTGCCGTCCGTGCGGGTGGACATCCAGGAGATCCCGCTGGCGCCGGCCTTCAAGCTGTACCTGCTGCGCAACACCGAGGCACTGCTCGGTCCGTACGAACTGGTGCTGCGGCCGATCCTCCTGGACGACGCCACGGACGACGACGCGGGCATCGACGCGTGGGACGTCCTCGGCCTCGGCTCGACGCTGACCCGCCACGTCAACGACGACGGTGACCCGAACTCGACCGGGTCGGTGTTCATAGAGAGCTGGCAGGCCTGGTTCGACGCATGGTGGCGGCGGCTTGCCGGGACGCCCTGA
- a CDS encoding phosphotransferase family protein yields MAYARAEGESSRGHHNLNHVVRPPAEIGSRLPALAGHDRVTVRRRIRDALPVVIRTWQDEAEILRAIRGVLPHVPQCLVRHGDMTVLSYVQGVPLSTMCPSGKPLEPHLISALAGLLADMTQVKRKDLPPLPQSWPRTNRDSRAFLRTLALATEEQIRQPNWRRFGGLFASLGIPEDAMVRFAERVPAMVSRPFSLLHTDLHRDNVIFSYDGDPPLICVDWELATYGDPVHDLATHLVRMGYPREQRAEVTDAWRAAMEQRRSKAVNGVERDLRHYVAFEQAQSVYPDVMRAVTSLGGHLDQRDLDAATRAVHRALLVAEEPLRLKSVPDPRAIERILVSWYVSTGKPHIGDRRVQSIPWQADKRVPLRPNFPAWAVRDALFSEGAASADHVFKGTAHLSTAVRVRGIPFPVMVRRKVGSANPRERRFLNEHAVLIAIEKSGVKVRAPRVLALGDSHSSLSDRFTIHTYEGPADEIRHPDHPEEGLLPHEADDLVDQLRELTEVDCEELGSDTLGHDFWQGLRNELLRMVDELPKETLALARELGLPGNIRRLGELLDRHMVTPRRSVLLHGDLNPWNLVRRNGGTGLTLIDWEMAMVGDPLYDLVRHMHLTPTLPEIRDRLFTRWSRTLPEDCTKGWRDDWRVYRWIETVRSAYVDLDRLVTGDSLDAPNVRRAVDTYAMTLASATASLGLGIKPTNPYLAQALPRLDEGTGRTGRAAGG; encoded by the coding sequence GTGGCGTACGCGAGGGCCGAGGGGGAGTCCAGCCGGGGCCACCACAACCTGAACCACGTCGTGCGGCCGCCGGCGGAGATCGGCTCCAGACTTCCGGCCCTGGCCGGCCACGACCGGGTCACCGTCCGGCGCAGGATCCGCGACGCGCTGCCCGTCGTGATCAGGACCTGGCAGGACGAGGCGGAGATCCTCAGGGCGATCCGCGGTGTGCTGCCTCATGTTCCGCAATGCCTGGTCAGGCACGGGGACATGACGGTCCTGAGCTATGTGCAGGGTGTGCCGCTGTCCACCATGTGCCCCAGTGGCAAGCCGTTGGAACCACATCTGATCTCCGCCCTGGCCGGCCTGTTGGCGGACATGACCCAGGTGAAGAGAAAGGACCTGCCGCCGCTGCCGCAGTCCTGGCCCCGGACCAACCGGGACAGCCGGGCCTTCCTCCGGACGCTGGCGCTCGCGACAGAGGAACAGATCAGGCAGCCCAACTGGCGTAGGTTCGGCGGGCTGTTCGCCTCCCTGGGCATTCCGGAGGACGCGATGGTCCGGTTCGCCGAGCGCGTGCCGGCGATGGTCAGCCGTCCCTTCAGCCTGCTCCACACGGATCTGCACCGCGACAACGTGATCTTCTCCTACGACGGTGACCCCCCGCTGATCTGCGTCGACTGGGAACTGGCGACCTACGGTGACCCGGTCCACGACCTCGCCACCCATCTCGTGCGGATGGGATACCCCCGGGAGCAGCGGGCCGAGGTGACGGACGCGTGGCGTGCGGCCATGGAGCAGCGGCGCAGCAAGGCGGTCAACGGTGTCGAGCGCGATCTGAGGCACTACGTCGCTTTCGAACAGGCCCAGTCCGTCTACCCCGATGTGATGCGCGCCGTGACCTCGCTCGGCGGGCACCTCGATCAACGGGACCTCGATGCCGCGACCCGAGCGGTGCATCGGGCCCTGCTGGTGGCGGAGGAGCCCCTGCGGCTCAAGAGCGTGCCGGACCCGAGAGCCATCGAACGGATTCTCGTGAGTTGGTATGTGTCCACCGGCAAGCCGCACATCGGGGACAGGAGAGTGCAGTCCATCCCCTGGCAGGCCGACAAGCGGGTTCCCCTGCGCCCGAACTTCCCCGCGTGGGCCGTCAGGGACGCGCTGTTCTCGGAGGGCGCCGCCTCGGCGGACCATGTGTTCAAGGGGACCGCCCATCTCAGTACGGCTGTGCGGGTCCGGGGCATCCCCTTCCCGGTCATGGTGCGACGGAAGGTGGGTTCGGCCAACCCCCGGGAACGGCGGTTCCTGAACGAGCACGCCGTCCTGATCGCGATCGAGAAGTCCGGGGTGAAGGTGCGGGCCCCGAGGGTGCTGGCCCTGGGGGACAGCCATTCGAGCCTGAGTGATCGGTTCACCATCCACACGTACGAGGGCCCGGCCGACGAGATCCGGCATCCGGACCATCCGGAGGAGGGCCTGCTGCCGCACGAGGCGGACGATCTGGTCGACCAGCTCCGCGAGTTGACCGAGGTCGACTGCGAGGAGTTGGGCTCGGACACGCTGGGCCATGACTTCTGGCAGGGGCTGCGCAACGAACTGCTGCGTATGGTCGACGAACTTCCCAAGGAGACGCTCGCGCTCGCGAGGGAGCTGGGGCTGCCCGGAAACATCCGTCGGCTCGGCGAGCTGCTGGACCGGCACATGGTGACCCCGCGCCGGTCCGTTCTGCTGCACGGCGACCTCAACCCCTGGAACCTGGTGCGCCGAAACGGCGGTACGGGTCTGACCCTCATCGACTGGGAGATGGCGATGGTCGGTGACCCGCTGTACGACCTGGTCCGCCACATGCACCTGACTCCCACGCTCCCGGAGATCCGGGACCGGCTGTTCACCCGTTGGTCCCGGACGCTGCCGGAGGACTGCACCAAGGGATGGCGCGACGACTGGCGCGTGTACCGGTGGATCGAGACCGTCCGCTCCGCCTACGTGGACCTGGACCGGCTGGTCACCGGCGACAGTCTGGACGCCCCGAACGTCCGTCGGGCGGTGGACACCTACGCCATGACCCTGGCCTCGGCGACCGCGTCACTCGGGCTCGGGATCAAGCCGACCAACCCCTATCTCGCCCAGGCACTGCCCCGCCTCGACGAGGGAACCGGCAGGACGGGCAGAGCCGCGGGAGGCTGA
- a CDS encoding TetR/AcrR family transcriptional regulator: MNEIGLRERKRRRMYETVSEVAIRLFVEKGFDAVSVAEVAAAAEISKPTLFRYFPAKEDLVLYRIADHEDETARVVAGRAEGESVVGAVREHFLAGLARRDPVTGLNDHPNVLAFHRLVYGTPSLVARLYGHLERAEEALAEVLGGGLDARVAAGQIVAVRRVLAEENWRRMERGDALEEVERDAVAAAERVFGRLEKALPLGAAG, encoded by the coding sequence ATGAACGAGATCGGCCTGCGGGAGCGCAAGAGGCGGCGGATGTACGAGACGGTGTCCGAGGTCGCCATTCGGCTGTTCGTCGAGAAGGGGTTCGACGCGGTGTCCGTGGCCGAGGTGGCCGCGGCCGCCGAGATCTCCAAGCCGACGCTCTTCCGGTACTTCCCGGCGAAGGAGGACCTCGTGCTGTACCGGATCGCCGATCACGAGGACGAGACGGCGCGGGTGGTCGCGGGGAGGGCCGAGGGCGAGTCGGTGGTGGGGGCGGTGCGGGAGCACTTTCTGGCGGGGCTGGCCCGGCGGGATCCGGTGACCGGGCTGAACGACCATCCGAACGTGCTCGCGTTCCATCGACTGGTCTACGGGACTCCGTCGCTGGTCGCGCGGCTGTACGGCCATCTGGAGCGGGCCGAGGAAGCGCTCGCCGAGGTGCTCGGGGGAGGGCTCGACGCGCGGGTCGCCGCCGGGCAGATCGTGGCCGTACGACGGGTGCTGGCGGAGGAGAACTGGCGGCGGATGGAACGGGGCGACGCGCTGGAGGAGGTCGAACGGGACGCGGTGGCCGCCGCTGAGCGGGTGTTCGGGCGGCTGGAGAAGGCACTGCCCCTCGGGGCGGCGGGCTGA
- a CDS encoding HelD family protein — MTSAERDPALHDPALLHSALAHERTYHDTCRAALAAMVEGAGEQVVVGEDVSASGADAEVLGYRLRSHAKEMRELPEGPLFFGRLDFAAQASTDHAGQSYHIGRLRISEHPAAPPLVVDWRAPVSRAFYQASLRDPRGVAVRRRFGWAPGSRGDSADLTGLEDEHLGHPEHPGQLGHPGHPGHLGQGAPHDQVSAPPGGLLAAEIERPRLGPMRDIAATIQPEQDDLVRADLTTSVCVQGAPGTGKTAVGLHRAAYLLYTYPQRIRRAGLLILGPNRTFLSYISEVLPALGETGVRQSTITEEIARHPVTAEDDERAAVVKHDARMAEVLRRALYAGVTAEYADSLVVPDGSYRWRVSGEELRRIVADVRAEEPPYGLGRERVRARVVRLVQTQVERRAGPPPNAWLYRLSRSRPVGAYVDAVWPRVRPEEVVARLLGDPDALAAAAEGLLDPAEQQALTWAKPPRTWRSARWSAADLVLLDEVAGLLEHPDGYGHVVVDEAQDLSPMECRAIGRRAAFGSVTVLGDLAQGTTPWAASDWPRLLTHLGKPDAHVVPLTTGFRVPQAVVELANGLLGRLGVDVPAARSLRRDGELRIRRVDGMDGVEAGGEGGEGVVVETVAAVRDALAREGSIGVIAADGPDVVRLRKALGEAGVETTGPGELGARVAVLGAGEAKGLEYDHVVAVEPAAIVAAEGRGLHRLYVVLTRAVSRLDVVHARALPW; from the coding sequence ATGACGTCTGCCGAGCGTGACCCCGCCCTCCACGACCCAGCCCTTCTGCACTCCGCCCTCGCCCACGAACGCACCTACCACGACACCTGCCGCGCCGCCCTCGCCGCGATGGTCGAGGGAGCGGGGGAGCAGGTCGTCGTCGGTGAGGACGTCTCCGCGTCGGGGGCCGACGCGGAGGTGCTCGGGTACCGGCTGCGCAGCCACGCCAAAGAGATGCGGGAACTACCGGAAGGACCGCTGTTCTTCGGGCGACTCGACTTCGCCGCGCAGGCGTCCACCGATCACGCCGGGCAGAGCTATCACATCGGTCGGCTGCGGATCAGTGAGCACCCGGCCGCGCCGCCCCTCGTCGTGGACTGGCGGGCCCCGGTGTCCCGCGCCTTCTATCAGGCGAGCCTCCGTGATCCCCGGGGTGTCGCCGTCCGGCGGCGCTTCGGGTGGGCGCCGGGAAGTCGCGGTGACTCGGCCGACCTCACGGGTCTGGAGGACGAGCACCTCGGTCATCCCGAGCATCCAGGGCAGCTCGGCCATCCCGGCCATCCAGGTCACCTCGGTCAGGGAGCCCCACATGACCAGGTCTCCGCCCCACCCGGAGGCCTCCTCGCCGCCGAGATCGAGCGTCCCCGCCTCGGTCCGATGCGGGACATCGCCGCCACCATCCAGCCGGAGCAGGACGACCTGGTGCGTGCGGATCTCACCACGTCCGTCTGTGTGCAGGGCGCCCCCGGCACCGGCAAGACGGCTGTCGGCCTGCACCGCGCCGCGTACCTCCTCTACACCTATCCCCAGCGCATCCGCCGCGCCGGCCTGCTGATCCTCGGTCCGAACCGCACCTTCCTCTCGTACATCTCGGAGGTCCTGCCGGCGCTCGGCGAGACGGGCGTACGGCAGTCGACGATCACGGAGGAGATCGCCCGGCACCCGGTCACGGCGGAGGACGACGAACGTGCCGCGGTCGTCAAGCACGACGCCCGGATGGCGGAGGTGCTCCGCCGGGCCCTGTACGCCGGCGTGACCGCCGAGTACGCCGACTCCCTTGTCGTACCGGACGGTTCGTACCGCTGGCGGGTGTCCGGTGAGGAGCTGCGGCGGATCGTGGCGGACGTACGGGCGGAGGAACCGCCGTACGGCCTCGGGCGGGAGCGGGTCCGGGCGCGGGTCGTCCGGCTCGTGCAGACGCAGGTGGAGCGGCGGGCCGGCCCGCCGCCGAACGCGTGGCTGTACCGCCTCTCCCGGTCGCGGCCGGTCGGCGCGTACGTCGACGCCGTATGGCCGCGGGTCCGGCCGGAGGAGGTGGTGGCGCGGCTGCTCGGGGACCCCGACGCGCTCGCCGCCGCGGCGGAGGGGCTGCTCGACCCGGCCGAGCAGCAGGCGCTCACCTGGGCGAAACCCCCGCGTACGTGGCGGTCGGCCCGCTGGTCGGCCGCCGATCTCGTCCTCCTGGACGAGGTCGCGGGGCTCCTCGAACACCCCGACGGCTACGGCCATGTCGTCGTCGACGAGGCCCAGGACCTCTCCCCGATGGAGTGCCGGGCGATCGGCCGCCGGGCGGCCTTCGGCTCGGTGACCGTACTGGGCGACCTGGCCCAGGGAACGACCCCCTGGGCCGCCTCCGACTGGCCTCGGCTCCTCACCCACCTGGGTAAGCCGGACGCCCACGTCGTCCCTCTGACCACCGGTTTCCGGGTGCCGCAGGCCGTCGTGGAACTGGCCAACGGCTTGCTGGGCCGTCTGGGGGTGGACGTGCCCGCCGCCCGATCCCTGCGGAGGGACGGGGAGTTGAGGATCAGGAGGGTGGATGGGATGGACGGGGTGGAGGCAGGGGGTGAGGGTGGCGAGGGCGTCGTCGTCGAGACCGTCGCCGCCGTGCGGGACGCGCTCGCCCGGGAGGGGTCCATCGGGGTCATCGCGGCCGATGGGCCGGATGTCGTACGGCTGCGGAAGGCGCTCGGCGAGGCCGGGGTCGAGACAACCGGTCCCGGCGAACTCGGCGCGCGCGTCGCCGTGTTGGGGGCGGGCGAGGCGAAGGGTCTGGAGTACGACCATGTCGTGGCCGTCGAGCCGGCCGCGATCGTGGCGGCGGAGGGGCGAGGGCTGCACCGGCTGTATGTCGTGCTCACGCGGGCGGTGTCACGGCTGGACGTGGTGCACGCGCGCGCGTTGCCGTGGTGA